A region of the Gemmatimonadota bacterium genome:
TGGTCCCGTACCTGGGGCTCATCGTCTCGCTCGTGCCCGCGCTGATGATCGCCTTCATCAGCGGCGCCATCGGCGCCTCGCTGCTCAAAATCGCGATCGTGTTCGGGATCGTGCAGTTCCTGGACTCGTCGGTGATCGGGCCGCGGATCGTAGGCGAGTCCGTGGGTATACACCCGGTCTGGATCATGCTGGCGCTGGCGCTTGGCGGCTTCTGGTTCGGTTTCGCCGGCCTGCTGCTCGCGGTGCCGGCGGCGGCGCTGATCAAGCTGCTGGCGCGCGCCGGGCTGGAGCGCTATCGCCGCTCCGACGTCTACCGGGGGCGCTCGGCGGACGCCTGACGCGCGACCATAATCACCTAGAGGAGACTCCACCGTGACTTCTGCCGACCCGGCGGACATCACCATCATCGGGGGCGGGCCGACAGGCCTGTTCGCGTCGTTCTATGCGGGCATGCGCGGGGCGAGCGTGCGCATCATCGACTCGCTTCCCGAGTTGGGCGGCCAGCTCATGGCGCTCTATCCGGAGAAGTACATCTACGACGTGGGCGGGTTGCCGCGGATCCTGGCCAAGGATCTGGCGCGGAGCATGGAGGAGCAGGGGCTCCAGTTCGGGGCCGAGGTGAGGCTGGAGGAGGAGGTGCTGAGCCTGGAGAGCGCGCCCGACGGGTTCACGCTGACCACCACCGGGGGCGTCTATCCCACTCGCGCGGTGATCATCGCGGGCGGGAAGGGCGCGTTCGCCCCGCGCCACCTCGGCTGTCCCGGCTACCACGAGTTGTTGGGGAAGGGCGTCGCGTATCACGTGCGCGATCCCGAAACCTACCGCGGGCGGAAGATTCTCATCGTCGGCGGAGGCGACAGCGCGCTGGACTGGACGCTGGGCCTTCTGGACGTTGCCGAAGAGCTGACGTTGATCCACCGTCGCGAGGGCTTCAGGGCGCACCGCGCTTCCGTCCGCCGGATGGAAGACGCGGTCGGCGGCGGCCGCATGGTGCTGCGCACCTTCCACGAGCTGCGCGCGGTGCACGGGACGGGGTCGGTCGAGGGGGCGACCATCTTCGACAACCGCAGCGACGAGGATACCCGGCTGGAGGTCGACGCCGTGGTCGCGCTGCTGGGCTTCAAGCCGGACCTGGGCCCCATCGGCGAGTGGGGGCTCGACCTGGAGCGCAACTCCATCAAGGTCGACCAGCACATGGAGACCAACGTGGCCGGCATCTTCGCGGCTGGCGACATCGCGTACTACGAGGGCAAGCTGGAGCTCATCGCCACCGGGTACGCCGAGGCGGCTACCGCGGTCAACTACGCCGTCCACCACTACGATCCCACGTCCCGCATCGCGGCCGGCCACTCTACGAACCTCAAGGTCTTCAAGGAGCGCGAGGCGGAGGAGGAGCGGCGCGAGATAGAGGCCGAGGAGGCCGCCGCGGCGGGCTGACCTCACCCCCGCCATCTCCGCGAAGTCCACCCCAAATTGCCTCGTCCGGCCGTTGTTCTCCATACTAATAATCGTTATTATTAAAGACACGAAATATTGGAGATTCAGCACACGGAAGGGGTGGCACGATGACGGATACGAAGCGGCCGGAGAGCAAGGAGAGGCTCATCGAAGGGCTCAACGAGGATCTCGCCAACGAGTGGGCGGCGGTGATCTCCTACCTGCTCAGAGCGCAGACCGTGCGCGGCCCGCACCGTCCGGTCCTGTCGGGCTTTTTCGACGGCGAGGTGGGGGACGAGTTGGGGCACGCGCGCTTCCTCGCACGCAAGATCGACGCTCTTGGCGGGCACCCCACGCACGAGCCGGCGGCGATCGCCGTAGGCGGCGGCCCGAAGGCGATGCTGGAGGCGGCGCTGAGCGAGGAGCGCGCGACCGTGGCGCGCTACGAGATCCGGATCGCGCAGGCGAGAGACGCCGGTGAGTCGGCCCTCGCGCTCGAGCTGGAAACCCTCCTGACCGACGAGGCCGGTCACGTCGACGAGCTGGCGGCGATCCTGGACGGCTGGGAGGCCTGAGCGGCAGCGCTTGGAAATGGCCGGGGCGGTGCGTATAGATCGAAGGTCCGGAATTCGATACCGCTGCCACGGGAATCGCATGATCGGTAGTATGCGCCTCGGCCGTTTCGCGGCCCCACCGCTCGCCATCCTCGCGCTCCTGGCGGTCGGGTGCGCCCAGGGGGAGGCGGCCATCGCCAAGATGGACGAGGAACAGCAGGCCTACGTGACCACGCTGGAGCGGATAGAGGCGGGCATGAGCGAGGATGAGGTCGCGCGCCTTCTGGGGGCTCCAATGAAGGGGGCCGGCACCGCCCGACCCTGCTGGGAAACGCCGGGCGCGGGGGAAGGACAGGCGTGCGTCTACTTCTTCCCGGGCCGCGGCGCCGCGCGCATCCGCTGGATCAACATGT
Encoded here:
- a CDS encoding NAD(P)/FAD-dependent oxidoreductase; the encoded protein is MTSADPADITIIGGGPTGLFASFYAGMRGASVRIIDSLPELGGQLMALYPEKYIYDVGGLPRILAKDLARSMEEQGLQFGAEVRLEEEVLSLESAPDGFTLTTTGGVYPTRAVIIAGGKGAFAPRHLGCPGYHELLGKGVAYHVRDPETYRGRKILIVGGGDSALDWTLGLLDVAEELTLIHRREGFRAHRASVRRMEDAVGGGRMVLRTFHELRAVHGTGSVEGATIFDNRSDEDTRLEVDAVVALLGFKPDLGPIGEWGLDLERNSIKVDQHMETNVAGIFAAGDIAYYEGKLELIATGYAEAATAVNYAVHHYDPTSRIAAGHSTNLKVFKEREAEEERREIEAEEAAAAG
- a CDS encoding ferritin-like domain-containing protein, whose amino-acid sequence is MTDTKRPESKERLIEGLNEDLANEWAAVISYLLRAQTVRGPHRPVLSGFFDGEVGDELGHARFLARKIDALGGHPTHEPAAIAVGGGPKAMLEAALSEERATVARYEIRIAQARDAGESALALELETLLTDEAGHVDELAAILDGWEA